Genomic DNA from Planktomarina temperata RCA23:
TGGATTTGACCGCGCGCGGTGAGGGTGACGCCAAGCGCGTCCAATCCGAGGCCGTCGACGTAGGGACGCCGGCCCGTGGCGACAAGCACCACATCCGCCTCCAGCTCATGCGTGGTGTCTTTTTTGCGTTTGACATAGCTCACAGTGGCTTTGCCTTTTTTCACTGCAACGGATTGCACGGCTGCGCCCATGGTGAACTTGAGGCCTTGTTTCTTGAGAATCCTGAGGAAGGTTTTTTGCACCTCACCGTCCATACCGGGGGTGATGTCGTCCAGAAATTCTATCACCTCAACCTCGGTGCCCAGGCGCGCATAGACAGATCCCAATTCCAATCCAATAACACCAGCGCCGATCACCACCATTTTGCTCGGAATTTTGTCCAACGCCAGGGCACCTGTTGATGTCACGACGGTTTTCTCATCAATTTCAATTCCGGGCAGGCTGGAGGGTTCGGAGCCAGAAGCGATGATGATGTGTTTGGCCTGATGGATGTCATCACCAACTTTGACCTGACCGGCCGCAGGAATGCTGCCCCAGCCTTTCAGCCAGTCAATTTTGTTTTTCTTGAATAGAAACTCAATGCCCTTGGTATTGCCGTCAATCACCTCGGTTTTATACCCCTGCATCTTCGCCCAATCGACCTTGGGATCTTCGGCAATCAAACCCATTTTGGCAAAATTATGTTGCGCTTCATGCAATTGGTGGCTGGCATGTAGCAGGGCTTTGGAGGGGATACAGCCGACATTCAGGCAGGTCCCCCCAAGCGTGTCACGCCCCTCGACACAGGCGGTTTTGAGACCGAGCTGGGCGCAGCGAATAGCGCTGACATAGCCACCGGGGCCGGAGCCAATCACAATTACATCATAAGAAGCCATAAGAAAGGTCCTTTATTTTCAGGGCGGGCCCGGGAGCCCATGGTTGTATTTCTGTCCCAACCTCAACCTAAGTGAGGCCGGGCAAAGATCATAACGGACAAATGTCCAAAATGAACACTATGGCCACCGCCGGTGACGTTGGATCTCTTCCGGATTAGAGATCCATCAACAGGCGGCGCGGGTCTTCTAAGGCTTCTTTGACGCGCACGAGGAAGGTGACGGCGCCCTTGCCGTCCACGACCCGGTGATCATAGCTCAAAGCCAGATACATCATGGGGCGAATAACCACCTCACCGTTGATCGCCATCGGACGGTCTTGGATCTTATGCATGCCCAATATGCCCGATTGCGGCGGATTGAGAATAGGCGAAGACATCAGCGAGCCGTAGACACCTCCGTTGGAGATGGTGAAGGTGCCGCCCTGCATTTCCGCCATGGACAATTTACCATCACGCGCGCGGGCGCCTTTTTCTGCAATGGCTTTTTCGATCTCGGCAAAGGACAAGGAATCCGCATCACGGATCACCGGAACCACCAATCCTGTTGGCGTGCCCGCGGCGATGCCCATGTGGACGAAATTTTTATACACGATATCTGTGCCATCAATTTCCGAGTTGACCTCTGGCACCTCGCGCAGCGCATGGCAGCAGGCCACTGTGAAAAAAGACATAAAGCCCAGTTTTACGCCATGTTTCTTTAAAAACAGATCTTTATATTCATTACGCAGGGCCATGACCTCTGTCATGTCGACTTCATTGTAAGTGGTCAACATGGCCGCAGTGTTCTGGCTGTCCTTGAGACGCCGCGCAATGGTTTGGCGCAGGCGTGTCATCTTCACGCGCTCTTCGCGCGCGGCATCATCTGCAGGAACCGCCGCGCGAATGGGCGTGGCTGGCGGGATCGGAGCGGCCTGGGGCGCGGCTGCGGCGAGGGCTTTTTGAACGTCTTGTTTCATCACACGGTTATCTTTGCCTGTTGCGGTCACATCATTTCGGTTGAGGCCGGCCTCGGACATGAGCTTTTTCGCTGATGGGGCATCTTCGACATCATGGCTTTTTGCAGCGGCGGTGGCGGCGGCCTCCGCTGGGGCTGGCTTGCTGGAGATGTCCCCGCCAATCACAGCCAATTGTCCGCCCGCTTGCACGGTGCTGCCTTCGGCGGCAAGGATTTGCCCCAAAACACCGGCGGCCGGTGCGGGCACTTCCACACTCACCTTATCGGTTTCCAATTCACAGAGCATTTCATCCTGCGCCACCGTATCGCCTGGCTTTTTGTACCAGGTCGAGACTGTGGCCTCCGTGACAGATTCGCCCAAGACCGGTACCATCACTGCGACGGTTTGCGCCGCTGGCGCAGGTGCACTCTTGGCGGCTGTCGCCGTGGCTGCGGCTGTGGCGGGTCCAGAGGCTGCGGCACCCTCGTTGATTTGTGCCAATAGCGCTTCGGTGCTGACGGTCGCGCCTTCCGCGGCAACGATTTCCGCCAATGTGCCCGCCACGGGGCTGGGCACTTCAACGGTGACCTTGTCAGTTTCCAGCTCACAGAGCATATCGTCCACGGCAACTTGATCGCCAGGTTTTTTGAACCAGGTCGCGACAGTGGCCTCGGTCACAGATTCGCCCAAAGTGGGAACACGAACTTCGGTGGCCATGATTTTATCCTTTCAACGTAAGCGCTTCATCGACGAGCGCGGCTTGTTGTGATTTGTGTATAGAGGCAAGCCCGGTTGCAGGGGAGGCCGAGGTGGCCCGTCCGACATAGGCCGGGCGGCTGTATTTGGCACCAATGCGCGTGAGGACCCATTCAATATTTGGCTCAATAAAGGTCCAGGCACCCTGGTTTTTCGGCTCTTCCTGGCACCAGACGATTTCTGCCTGTTTGAAGCGTTCCAATTCGTTGACCATTGAGATCGCGGGGAAAGGGTAGAATTGCTCGACCCGCAGCAGATAGATATCCTCTATGCCACGCGCGTCGCGTTCTTCGAGCAGATCGTAATAGACTTTGCCCGAACAGATCACCACACGTTTGATCTTTTTATCCGCAACCAACTTTGTCTCGGAATTGCCATATTGTGCATCATCCCACAGCACCCGGTGAAAGCTGGATCCGGTGGTGAATTCTGCGCGCTTTGACACTGCCATCTTGTGACGCAACAGAGATTTTGGCGTCATGAGAACCAAGGGTTTTCGGAAGGTGCGGTGAATTTGCCGGCGCAAGATATGGAAATAATTGGCCGGGGTGGTGCAATTGGCGACGATCCAATTGTCATGGCCGCACATTTGCAAAAAGCGCTCTAGGCGGGCGGAGCTGTGCTCTGGGCCTTGGCCTTCAAACCCATGGGGCAGCAGCATCGTGAGACCGGACATGCGCAGCCACTTGCTTTCCCCGCTGGAGATGAATTGATCAAACATGATCTGCGCGCCATTGGCAAAATCGCCAAATTGCGCTTCCCACATGACCAAAGCATTGGGCTCGGCCAAGCTGTAACCATATTCAAAGCCCAAGACCGCATATTCGGAAAGCATCGAATCGATGACCTCATACTGGCCCTGTCCTTCACGGATATTGTTGAGCGGGTAGTAGCGCTCCTCGGTATCCTGATTGACCAGGCCAGAATGGCGGTGGCTAAAGGTGCCGCGTGTACTGTCTTGCCCGGCGAGCCGCACTGGATGGCCCTCTGTCAGCAAGGAGCCAAAGGCCAAAGCCTCGCCTGTGGCCCAATCGATCCCTTCGCCGCTGCTCAGCGCTTTGGATTTAGCATCCAGCATACGCTGCACGGTTTTATGGATTGGAAAGCCTTCGGGCACCTGGCAAAGAGTGCGGGACACGTCGTCAAAAGTCTCTTCGGACATGGCTGTGGCGCCGCGTTGGTATTCTTCACCGTGGCGGTTCATTTTCGACCAGCGCCCATCGAGCCAATCGGCCTTATTGGGCTTATAGTCCTTACCCGCTTCAAATTCCGCATTCAAAAATGATTGAAAGCTGGCCTTCATATCTTCGATTTCGCCCTCTGGGATCAAGCCATCACGCACAAGCCGCTCGGTGTAGAGGGTGAGGGTGGTTTTCTGCGTTTTGATCTTTTTGTACATCAGCGGATTGGTGAACATCGGCTCATCGCCTTCGTTATGACCAAAGCGGCGATAGCAAATAATATCGACAACCACGTCTTTTTTGAATTTTTGACGGAATTCCGTGGCGACGCGGGCGGCATGGACCACGGCCTCTGGATCATCGCCATTGACGTGGAAAATAGGGGCTTCGACCATCAGAGCAATGTCAGTGGGATAGGGAGAGGAGCGGCTGAAATGCGGCGCGGTGGTGAACCCGATTTGGTTGTTCACCACGATGTGCATGGTGCCGCCGGTTTTATGCCCTTTCAGGCCCGACAGTCCAAAGCCTTCGGCCACAACACCCTGACCGGCAAAGGCGGCATCCCCATGCAGCAGGATCGGCAGAACGCTGGTACGCTCTGTGTCGTGATTTTGATCTTGTTTCGCACGCGCTTTGCCCAAGACCACCGGATTGACGGCCTCAAGGTGGCTGGGGTTGGCGGTGAGCGACAAATGCACAGAATTGCCATCAAATTCACGATCAGAG
This window encodes:
- the lpdA gene encoding dihydrolipoyl dehydrogenase, translated to MASYDVIVIGSGPGGYVSAIRCAQLGLKTACVEGRDTLGGTCLNVGCIPSKALLHASHQLHEAQHNFAKMGLIAEDPKVDWAKMQGYKTEVIDGNTKGIEFLFKKNKIDWLKGWGSIPAAGQVKVGDDIHQAKHIIIASGSEPSSLPGIEIDEKTVVTSTGALALDKIPSKMVVIGAGVIGLELGSVYARLGTEVEVIEFLDDITPGMDGEVQKTFLRILKKQGLKFTMGAAVQSVAVKKGKATVSYVKRKKDTTHELEADVVLVATGRRPYVDGLGLDALGVTLTARGQIQTDAHYATSVPGIYAIGDAITGPMLAHKAEDEGMAVAEILAGQAGHVNYDVIPGVIYTHPEVATVGQTEEQLKEAGRAYKAGKFSFMGNGRAKANFAADGFVKILADATTDRILGAHIIGPMAGDLIHEVCVAMEFGAAAEDLARTCHAHPTYSEAVREAALACGDGAIHS
- the odhB gene encoding 2-oxoglutarate dehydrogenase complex dihydrolipoyllysine-residue succinyltransferase → MATEVRVPTLGESVTEATVATWFKKPGDQVAVDDMLCELETDKVTVEVPSPVAGTLAEIVAAEGATVSTEALLAQINEGAAASGPATAAATATAAKSAPAPAAQTVAVMVPVLGESVTEATVSTWYKKPGDTVAQDEMLCELETDKVSVEVPAPAAGVLGQILAAEGSTVQAGGQLAVIGGDISSKPAPAEAAATAAAKSHDVEDAPSAKKLMSEAGLNRNDVTATGKDNRVMKQDVQKALAAAAPQAAPIPPATPIRAAVPADDAAREERVKMTRLRQTIARRLKDSQNTAAMLTTYNEVDMTEVMALRNEYKDLFLKKHGVKLGFMSFFTVACCHALREVPEVNSEIDGTDIVYKNFVHMGIAAGTPTGLVVPVIRDADSLSFAEIEKAIAEKGARARDGKLSMAEMQGGTFTISNGGVYGSLMSSPILNPPQSGILGMHKIQDRPMAINGEVVIRPMMYLALSYDHRVVDGKGAVTFLVRVKEALEDPRRLLMDL
- a CDS encoding 2-oxoglutarate dehydrogenase E1 component, whose protein sequence is MTDQSANDQFHASSFMQGHNAEYLEQMHARYSADPVSVDAQWADFFAAMGDEDRDVRAKASGPSWARSDWPPMPMDDLTSAFTGEYPAAAEARDAGKKISNKAAETGVSLNEEQLKRAVLDGLRALMLIRAYRIRGHLAADLDPLGMREDNPRPELDPASYGFTEADMDRPIFLDNVLGLQFASMREILEIVRRTYCGTFALQYMHISDPEESSWLKERIEGYGKEISFTREGRKAILNKLVEAEGFEKFLHVKYMGTKRFGLDGGESLIPAMEQIIKRGGALGVRDIIIGMPHRGRLSVLANVMAKPYRAIFNEFQGGSFKPEDVDGSGDVKYHLGASSDREFDGNSVHLSLTANPSHLEAVNPVVLGKARAKQDQNHDTERTSVLPILLHGDAAFAGQGVVAEGFGLSGLKGHKTGGTMHIVVNNQIGFTTAPHFSRSSPYPTDIALMVEAPIFHVNGDDPEAVVHAARVATEFRQKFKKDVVVDIICYRRFGHNEGDEPMFTNPLMYKKIKTQKTTLTLYTERLVRDGLIPEGEIEDMKASFQSFLNAEFEAGKDYKPNKADWLDGRWSKMNRHGEEYQRGATAMSEETFDDVSRTLCQVPEGFPIHKTVQRMLDAKSKALSSGEGIDWATGEALAFGSLLTEGHPVRLAGQDSTRGTFSHRHSGLVNQDTEERYYPLNNIREGQGQYEVIDSMLSEYAVLGFEYGYSLAEPNALVMWEAQFGDFANGAQIMFDQFISSGESKWLRMSGLTMLLPHGFEGQGPEHSSARLERFLQMCGHDNWIVANCTTPANYFHILRRQIHRTFRKPLVLMTPKSLLRHKMAVSKRAEFTTGSSFHRVLWDDAQYGNSETKLVADKKIKRVVICSGKVYYDLLEERDARGIEDIYLLRVEQFYPFPAISMVNELERFKQAEIVWCQEEPKNQGAWTFIEPNIEWVLTRIGAKYSRPAYVGRATSASPATGLASIHKSQQAALVDEALTLKG